One genomic window of Gossypium hirsutum isolate 1008001.06 chromosome D11, Gossypium_hirsutum_v2.1, whole genome shotgun sequence includes the following:
- the LOC107911951 gene encoding eukaryotic translation initiation factor 3 subunit J — protein sequence MTELFFKKGDDKTLDNFIPKSESDFVEYAELISHRLCPYEKSYHYIALLKAVMRLSLTSLKAADVKDIASSVTTILARSVKYIFFSIEWEDCS from the exons ATGACTGAACTGTTTTTCAAGAAAGGTGATGATAAGACTCTTGATAATTTTATTCCTAAATCTGAAAGTGACTTTGTGGAGTATGCTGAGCTTATTTCTCACAGGCTTTGCCCATATGAG AAAAGTTATCACTATATTGCACTACTCAAGGCCGTGATGAGACTATCATTGACTTCTTTGAAAGCAGCTGATGTCAAAGACATTGCATCTTCGGTCACAACAATTCTTGCTAGATCtgtcaaatatatttttttttctatagaaTGGGAAGATTGCAGTTAA